The following proteins come from a genomic window of Microbacterium sp. SY138:
- a CDS encoding multidrug effflux MFS transporter: MSLPAPEEPVRPRMSTLRAMLVLGMLEAFGPLSMDLYLPQLPQLATSLGTTEALAQVTMSACMIGLGLGQLVAGPLSDRLGRRLPLMVGVAAFAVLSLVCAVAPNIELLLISRFLQGLAGSAGIVICLAIARDQFEGAELSRMLSLLFLVSGTAPIIAPVVGGQLALIMDWRGIFGVLSAVGVVLLLVVVFALPETLPPSRRHGAGPVALRSHAAAVVRDRLFVAVLCAAAGGGVAFFTYLSMSSFVLQDQFGLSPQAFSLAFAAGALASIVGSQTSRLVVRRWGPLRVYLGGITATLLATVLLLVLTSTDAGVSGVIGALIGFMLCSGLGGPNGQTLALAHHGARAGTASALLGMATFLFGPVLAPLAAGLGGTNALTMAVTMTIAAAVAAVAAWVFVRPAAEPR; encoded by the coding sequence ATGAGCCTCCCCGCCCCTGAGGAGCCCGTCCGTCCGCGCATGAGCACCCTGCGGGCGATGCTGGTGCTGGGGATGCTGGAGGCCTTCGGGCCCCTGTCGATGGACCTGTACCTTCCGCAGCTGCCGCAGCTCGCCACGTCGCTCGGCACGACGGAGGCTCTCGCGCAGGTGACGATGTCGGCGTGCATGATCGGCCTCGGACTCGGCCAGCTCGTGGCAGGGCCGCTGAGCGATCGACTCGGCCGACGACTGCCGTTGATGGTCGGAGTAGCGGCTTTCGCGGTGCTCTCCCTCGTGTGCGCCGTCGCTCCGAACATCGAGCTCCTGCTGATCTCCCGTTTCCTGCAGGGGCTCGCGGGCTCGGCCGGCATCGTGATCTGCCTGGCCATCGCCCGCGACCAGTTCGAGGGTGCCGAGCTGTCGCGGATGCTGTCACTGCTGTTCCTCGTGTCCGGCACGGCGCCGATCATCGCGCCGGTCGTCGGCGGCCAGCTGGCCCTGATCATGGACTGGCGCGGCATCTTCGGCGTGCTCAGCGCGGTCGGGGTCGTCCTGCTCCTCGTCGTGGTGTTCGCCCTGCCCGAGACGCTGCCTCCGTCGAGGCGGCACGGCGCCGGACCCGTGGCGCTCCGGTCGCACGCCGCAGCCGTCGTGCGCGATCGCCTCTTCGTGGCGGTGCTGTGCGCCGCGGCGGGAGGCGGTGTCGCGTTCTTCACCTACCTGTCGATGTCGTCGTTCGTGCTGCAGGATCAGTTCGGCCTCAGCCCGCAGGCCTTCAGCCTCGCGTTCGCGGCGGGGGCGCTGGCCAGCATCGTCGGCAGCCAGACCAGCCGGCTCGTGGTTCGCCGCTGGGGACCCCTGCGCGTGTATCTCGGCGGTATCACGGCGACGCTGCTCGCCACCGTCCTGCTGCTCGTGCTGACCTCGACCGACGCCGGAGTCTCCGGAGTCATCGGGGCGCTCATCGGATTCATGCTGTGCTCCGGGCTGGGTGGCCCCAACGGCCAGACGCTCGCACTCGCCCACCACGGCGCACGCGCCGGCACGGCCTCGGCCCTGCTCGGCATGGCGACGTTCCTGTTCGGTCCGGTGCTCGCGCCCCTCGCCGCGGGCCTCGGCGGCACGAACGCCCTCACCATGGCCGTCACCATGACGATCGCCGCCGCCGTGGCAGCCGTCGCGGCCTGGGTGTTCGTGCGCCCCGCCGCAGAGCCTCGGTAG
- a CDS encoding aldo/keto reductase, with amino-acid sequence MTTPLLPRREIGRSGIDASLFSLGSWHTYDRMDFGDAVTMLREAVDRGVNLFDVGVYSAPGAPPVFTDVIFSAMVRAAGIQRDEWLLSSKLWLEAFGDDGFRPQLENALMRVGVEHADLVILGDLRRDDLALRDLVLDLARLEGAGLIRAWGVNNWSASSIQTLIDIAAAEGVSGPQIAQLKYSVSRRSIPDGAPFARLWDQGLTLQASDCLEGGVLAGKINGDRQIGRDPGDIRERIIADVPAFSDLASSLDVSPAQLGIAFTLTHPALATTLFGASSIDQLRANLDAAALVDRIGIEELRRLVEPFWADRGVVDPEGP; translated from the coding sequence GTGACCACTCCCCTCCTGCCCCGCCGCGAGATCGGCCGCAGCGGCATCGACGCCTCGCTGTTCTCCCTCGGCTCCTGGCACACCTACGACCGGATGGACTTCGGCGACGCGGTCACGATGCTCCGGGAGGCCGTCGACCGCGGCGTGAACCTGTTCGACGTCGGCGTGTACTCCGCACCGGGAGCGCCGCCCGTCTTCACCGACGTGATCTTCTCGGCGATGGTGCGCGCCGCAGGGATCCAGCGCGACGAATGGCTGCTCTCGTCGAAGCTGTGGCTCGAGGCGTTCGGCGATGACGGGTTCCGCCCGCAGCTCGAGAACGCGCTGATGCGGGTCGGCGTCGAGCACGCCGACCTGGTGATCCTCGGCGACCTGCGCCGCGACGACCTCGCCCTGCGCGACCTCGTCCTCGACCTCGCCCGTCTCGAGGGGGCCGGACTCATCCGCGCCTGGGGTGTGAACAACTGGTCGGCGTCGAGCATCCAGACCCTGATCGACATCGCCGCCGCGGAGGGCGTCTCCGGGCCGCAGATCGCGCAGCTCAAATACAGCGTCTCCCGGCGCTCGATCCCCGACGGCGCGCCCTTCGCACGCCTGTGGGATCAGGGGCTGACGCTCCAGGCCTCCGACTGCCTGGAGGGCGGTGTGCTCGCAGGCAAGATCAACGGGGACAGGCAGATCGGCCGCGACCCCGGCGATATCCGGGAGCGGATCATCGCGGATGTACCCGCCTTCTCCGACCTGGCCTCGTCGCTCGACGTCTCACCCGCGCAGCTCGGGATCGCGTTCACGCTCACCCATCCGGCACTCGCGACCACGCTGTTCGGCGCATCGAGCATCGACCAGCTGCGCGCGAATCTCGACGCCGCAGCCCTGGTCGACCGCATCGGCATCGAGGAGCTGCGCCGCCTCGTCGAGCCGTTCTGGGCTGACCGCGGGGTCGTCGACCCCGAAGGCCCCTGA
- a CDS encoding primary-amine oxidase, with the protein MMSHHAPQPVSIEKIAAAHPHDPLTGDEIAAARAVLDAAGLLTESTRVPMLLPDEITKEELAAWQPGAPIDRRVDVTLLDTATGVATEAIVSITRGEVLRTARVPNDAPPYGQPQYLFEEYERAEAIAKASPEWQAAMTRRGLAAHMDLAFCGPLAPGYTGRADEVGRRVIRSLTFLRYDEHDSPWAHPVEGLIVHIDLTANSVIRVEDHGDVPVPAGHGNYYPEAQGDARTSLKPIEISQPEGPSFTVSGSLVEWEGWSMRVDFNAREGLVLHDVCFQGRSVLSRASVPEMVVPYGDTAPGRFWISYFDAGEYLLGKNANHLELGCDCLGVIRYLDGYVADDHGHPVRIPNVICMHEEDYGILWKHTDLAGRADVRRSRRFVVSYFSTIGNYDYGFYWNFSLDGSIEVVAKATGIVFAAAGEPGVRQKHATELAPGVFAPVHQHLFCARLDVAIDGEDNRLVEVDAQRVPMGQENPFGNAFSWTETTLATEAEAQREADSSVARVWEVQSASRTNRVGRPTAYHLVPEPTALLMADPASSVAARAAFATKHLWATRHEQGQIWPAGRYPNAHQGGAGLPEYTAGDRSIDGEDIVLWHTFGLTHFPRPEDWPIMPVDYAGFWFKPYGFLDQNPAMDVPESTQAHAVASTGCCGAGACTCEH; encoded by the coding sequence ATGATGTCCCACCACGCACCGCAGCCCGTCTCGATCGAGAAGATCGCCGCAGCGCACCCGCATGATCCGCTGACGGGCGACGAGATCGCCGCCGCTCGCGCGGTCCTCGACGCGGCAGGACTCCTGACGGAGAGCACCCGCGTGCCGATGCTGCTTCCCGACGAGATCACGAAGGAGGAGCTCGCCGCCTGGCAGCCCGGCGCCCCGATCGATCGCCGCGTCGATGTGACCCTGCTCGACACGGCGACCGGCGTCGCGACCGAGGCCATCGTGTCGATCACACGGGGCGAGGTCCTGCGCACCGCGCGCGTGCCGAACGACGCCCCGCCCTACGGCCAGCCGCAGTACCTGTTCGAGGAGTACGAGCGCGCCGAAGCGATCGCGAAGGCCTCCCCCGAATGGCAGGCGGCGATGACGCGCCGCGGCCTCGCCGCGCACATGGACCTCGCGTTCTGCGGGCCGCTCGCCCCTGGTTACACCGGACGCGCCGATGAGGTCGGGCGTCGGGTGATCCGCTCCCTCACGTTCCTCCGCTACGACGAACACGACTCGCCGTGGGCACACCCGGTCGAGGGACTCATCGTGCACATCGACCTCACGGCGAACAGCGTCATCCGCGTCGAAGACCATGGCGACGTGCCCGTCCCCGCCGGCCATGGAAACTACTACCCCGAGGCGCAGGGCGACGCTCGCACCTCGCTCAAGCCCATCGAGATCAGCCAGCCGGAGGGTCCGAGCTTCACGGTCTCCGGCTCGCTCGTCGAGTGGGAAGGCTGGTCGATGCGCGTCGACTTCAACGCCCGCGAAGGACTCGTGCTGCACGACGTCTGCTTCCAGGGTCGCTCGGTGCTCAGTCGGGCCAGCGTTCCGGAGATGGTCGTGCCCTACGGCGACACCGCCCCCGGCCGCTTCTGGATCAGCTACTTCGATGCCGGTGAGTACCTGCTCGGAAAGAACGCCAACCACCTCGAGCTCGGCTGCGACTGCCTCGGCGTCATCCGCTACCTCGACGGCTACGTCGCCGACGACCACGGTCACCCTGTGCGCATCCCGAATGTGATCTGCATGCATGAGGAGGACTACGGCATCCTCTGGAAGCACACCGATCTCGCCGGCCGCGCCGACGTGCGTCGCTCGCGCCGCTTCGTGGTGTCGTACTTCTCCACGATCGGCAACTACGACTACGGCTTCTACTGGAACTTCTCCCTGGACGGATCGATCGAGGTGGTCGCGAAGGCGACCGGCATCGTGTTCGCCGCGGCCGGCGAGCCGGGCGTCCGCCAGAAGCACGCGACCGAGCTCGCCCCCGGCGTCTTCGCCCCGGTGCACCAGCACCTCTTCTGCGCACGCCTCGACGTGGCGATCGACGGCGAGGACAACCGCCTGGTCGAGGTCGACGCTCAACGGGTGCCGATGGGCCAGGAGAACCCCTTCGGCAACGCGTTCAGCTGGACCGAGACGACCCTCGCGACCGAAGCGGAGGCGCAGCGCGAGGCGGACAGCTCGGTCGCCCGCGTCTGGGAGGTGCAGAGCGCCTCCCGCACGAACCGCGTCGGGCGCCCGACCGCCTACCACCTGGTGCCGGAGCCGACCGCTCTGCTCATGGCCGATCCCGCATCCTCCGTCGCCGCGCGCGCCGCATTCGCCACGAAGCACCTCTGGGCCACCCGGCACGAACAGGGGCAGATCTGGCCGGCCGGTCGCTATCCCAACGCCCACCAGGGCGGCGCCGGCCTGCCGGAGTACACCGCGGGCGATCGATCGATCGACGGAGAGGACATCGTGCTGTGGCACACGTTCGGGCTGACGCATTTCCCGCGCCCGGAGGACTGGCCCATCATGCCCGTCGACTACGCCGGCTTCTGGTTCAAGCCCTACGGCTTCCTCGACCAGAACCCCGCGATGGATGTGCCCGAGTCGACGCAGGCGCACGCGGTCGCGTCCACCGGCTGCTGCGGCGCAGGCGCGTGCACCTGCGAGCACTGA
- a CDS encoding nuclear transport factor 2 family protein — translation MSNADLIRQHYAANDRGDLDGMLAPFATDIRWTEAAGFPYAGTYIGPDAVARNVFRRIQEEWDDYTVAIDEIVDGGDVVVAIGTYSGTYTQTGRFFAARVAHVWRVVGGEVVAFEQITDTELVNRAMRA, via the coding sequence ATGAGCAACGCCGATCTGATCCGCCAGCACTACGCCGCCAACGACCGCGGCGACCTCGACGGGATGCTCGCGCCGTTCGCCACCGACATCCGCTGGACCGAGGCTGCCGGCTTCCCGTACGCCGGAACGTACATCGGCCCGGATGCCGTCGCCCGGAACGTGTTCCGCCGTATCCAGGAGGAATGGGACGACTACACCGTCGCGATCGACGAGATCGTCGACGGCGGCGACGTCGTGGTGGCCATCGGCACCTACTCGGGCACCTACACGCAGACCGGGCGCTTCTTCGCCGCCCGCGTCGCCCATGTGTGGCGGGTCGTCGGCGGCGAGGTCGTCGCCTTCGAGCAGATCACCGACACGGAGCTCGTCAACCGCGCCATGCGCGCCTGA
- a CDS encoding helix-turn-helix domain-containing protein has protein sequence MNGAPAAPAELVSTLVARNISDFRAAVSESFVPLQVTTAGPDHFRGIIRGASVDEVHVNDVRATSHVVERTPELIARGDRSYFKVSLMIAGTGLLIQDDREAVLQAGDLAVYDTDRPYSLVFDDDFRTMVVMFPKHLISLPAEMVGQLTAVRISGHEGLGSMVVPYLTQLAGNLDQLAGTTGARLAHSALDLVTTVFTRELGLDQVSADPHRALVQRIRSYIDRNLASTDLGPASIAAAHFISTRHLHGLFQEQGVTVSTWIRTRRLEKCRRDLLDPMLADRPVAAIAARWGFVDAAHFSRAFKSTFGVSPSEYRAAH, from the coding sequence ATGAACGGTGCACCCGCCGCCCCCGCCGAATTGGTTTCCACGCTCGTCGCGCGCAACATCAGCGACTTCCGTGCCGCCGTCTCGGAGTCCTTCGTGCCCCTGCAGGTCACGACCGCCGGACCCGACCACTTCCGAGGGATCATCCGCGGAGCCTCCGTCGACGAGGTGCATGTGAACGACGTGCGCGCCACGTCGCATGTCGTCGAGCGCACCCCCGAGCTCATCGCCCGCGGCGACCGTTCGTATTTCAAGGTCAGCCTGATGATCGCCGGCACCGGCCTGCTGATCCAGGACGATCGCGAGGCCGTGCTCCAGGCGGGCGATCTCGCGGTCTACGACACCGACCGCCCGTACTCCCTCGTGTTCGACGACGACTTCCGCACGATGGTCGTGATGTTCCCGAAGCACCTCATCAGCCTCCCGGCCGAGATGGTCGGGCAGCTCACCGCCGTGCGCATCTCCGGTCACGAAGGCCTCGGCAGCATGGTCGTGCCGTATCTGACGCAGCTCGCCGGTAATCTCGATCAGCTGGCCGGCACGACGGGTGCCCGGCTCGCGCACAGCGCGCTCGACCTCGTGACGACGGTCTTCACACGCGAGCTCGGACTCGATCAGGTGTCCGCCGACCCGCACCGTGCGCTGGTGCAACGCATCCGCTCGTACATCGACCGCAACCTCGCGTCGACCGATCTCGGACCCGCGTCGATCGCCGCCGCGCACTTCATCTCGACCAGGCACCTGCACGGGCTCTTCCAGGAGCAGGGCGTGACCGTGTCGACCTGGATCCGCACACGGCGCCTCGAGAAGTGCCGTCGCGACCTGCTCGACCCGATGCTCGCCGACCGCCCGGTCGCGGCCATCGCGGCACGCTGGGGCTTCGTCGACGCCGCGCATTTCAGCCGCGCGTTCAAGTCGACCTTCGGCGTCTCACCCAGTGAGTATCGCGCCGCGCACTGA
- a CDS encoding zinc-binding dehydrogenase, translated as MSLPTLDLPPAPGLPTSTRAAVLTAHGEPLTLQNLPLPAEIEPGAALVRISCTTLCGTDIEIWEGRMSFPGMLPMVLGHEMVGEIVATGPDTKDALGRPLSPGDRIGWSESTCGECHGCVVLREPVACSRRGYGFLQRADVHPFATAGLSEYAYVTPGAAKLLLPASVKDNWASMAGCAAKTVLRAFERAGRIRPGSRVVVQGAGALGIFATAVAKISGAGQVITIGAPASRLELAGRFGADAVVDFRDGPVVEQVMALTGGRGADHVFDFAGAPSVGPDAIAMAAQRGTVAIVGSTGPAGDGFPLSTIMGKELTVVGSLNGDISDYSRAIDFFTAFADRFPWDDLFSAPVGLADASAKIAHMHQLDEVKAVIDPRR; from the coding sequence ATGTCCCTCCCCACGCTCGACCTGCCGCCCGCCCCCGGGCTTCCGACTTCGACCCGCGCCGCCGTGCTCACCGCGCACGGCGAACCGCTCACCCTGCAGAACCTTCCCCTCCCCGCCGAGATCGAGCCCGGCGCCGCCCTCGTGCGCATCTCGTGCACCACGCTGTGCGGCACCGACATCGAGATCTGGGAAGGCCGGATGAGCTTCCCCGGCATGCTCCCGATGGTGCTCGGACACGAGATGGTCGGCGAGATCGTCGCTACGGGGCCCGACACGAAGGACGCCCTGGGACGCCCGCTCTCCCCCGGCGACCGCATCGGCTGGTCCGAGTCGACCTGCGGCGAGTGCCACGGATGCGTGGTGCTGCGCGAACCCGTCGCGTGCTCCCGCCGCGGCTACGGGTTCCTGCAGCGGGCCGACGTGCATCCCTTCGCCACCGCTGGACTCTCGGAGTATGCCTACGTGACCCCGGGAGCGGCGAAACTGCTGCTCCCGGCGTCGGTGAAGGACAACTGGGCATCGATGGCCGGGTGCGCGGCCAAGACCGTGCTGCGGGCCTTCGAACGGGCCGGGCGCATCCGGCCCGGCTCACGCGTGGTCGTGCAGGGCGCCGGCGCGCTCGGCATCTTCGCCACGGCCGTCGCGAAGATCTCGGGAGCCGGCCAGGTCATCACGATCGGCGCCCCCGCGTCGCGCCTGGAACTCGCCGGACGCTTCGGCGCCGACGCGGTCGTCGACTTCCGCGACGGCCCGGTCGTCGAACAGGTCATGGCGCTCACCGGAGGCCGCGGAGCCGACCACGTGTTCGATTTCGCCGGCGCGCCGAGCGTCGGACCCGACGCGATCGCGATGGCGGCACAGCGCGGCACGGTCGCCATCGTCGGGTCCACCGGTCCCGCAGGCGACGGCTTCCCGCTCAGCACGATCATGGGCAAGGAGCTCACCGTGGTCGGCTCGCTCAACGGCGACATCTCGGACTACTCCCGCGCGATCGACTTCTTCACCGCGTTCGCCGACCGCTTCCCCTGGGACGACCTGTTCAGCGCCCCGGTCGGCCTGGCCGACGCCTCCGCGAAGATCGCCCACATGCACCAACTCGATGAGGTCAAGGCCGTCATCGACCCGAGACGGTGA
- a CDS encoding TetR/AcrR family transcriptional regulator: MPRIVDHDERRRQIAEALLAVAARDGHESVSSRAVAKELGVATGSLWHYFEGFDEVVRAAAAEVTRRTDARIAAATEGLRGLARLQALMREVLPIDETTRTEAHVVVGFWGRLATLAPTPDAGAPTLATWQSSIRLALAEAVHDRELRTDTPTEAVLSLLRSITYGQQIVEVTEPQPAAAHLAVLDSILAPWRA, encoded by the coding sequence GTGCCCCGCATCGTCGACCACGATGAGCGCCGCCGGCAGATCGCCGAGGCGCTGCTCGCCGTGGCCGCCCGCGACGGGCACGAGAGCGTCTCCTCACGCGCCGTCGCCAAGGAGCTCGGCGTCGCCACCGGATCGCTCTGGCACTACTTCGAGGGCTTCGACGAGGTCGTGCGCGCCGCGGCCGCCGAGGTCACCCGCCGCACCGACGCCCGCATCGCCGCAGCCACCGAGGGGCTGCGGGGACTGGCGAGACTCCAGGCGCTGATGCGTGAAGTGCTGCCGATCGATGAAACCACCCGCACCGAGGCGCACGTGGTCGTCGGCTTCTGGGGACGACTGGCGACCCTCGCCCCCACCCCTGACGCCGGAGCCCCCACACTCGCGACCTGGCAGAGCAGCATCCGACTCGCTCTCGCCGAGGCCGTCCACGACCGCGAGCTGCGCACCGACACCCCCACCGAGGCCGTACTGTCGCTGCTGCGCTCGATCACCTACGGGCAGCAGATCGTCGAGGTCACCGAGCCCCAGCCCGCGGCCGCGCACCTCGCGGTGCTCGACAGCATCCTCGCGCCCTGGCGCGCCTGA
- a CDS encoding alpha/beta hydrolase, which yields MTATAAGHPTVAPVPFDPEVQAVLDELAKNPQPPLTRDTLPRDGVDRMFPDNDAVIAGRDIDWEDRVIPGPPGAPEIEITVFRPADTRDEVLPAFVNIHGGGMIVGHRSWETGRVVDIVDEHRVVAVNVEYRLAPENPYPAGVEDCYAAFVWVHANAAGLGIDPERIVVGGGSAGGGLTAAVALLARDRQGPAMAGQLLLCPMIDNTNTTVASLQYDGIGTWQREMNLLAWSCVLGDDLAFHPDAPAYAAPSRAVDVAGLPPAFIEVGEAEAFRDEDTEYALRIWATGGQAELHVWGGGAHGFDMYMPDAEISRAALAARASWLRRIWRAAR from the coding sequence ATGACCGCCACCGCCGCCGGACACCCGACCGTCGCCCCCGTGCCCTTCGACCCCGAGGTGCAGGCCGTGCTCGATGAGCTCGCGAAGAATCCGCAGCCGCCCCTCACCCGCGACACCCTTCCGCGCGACGGTGTCGACCGGATGTTCCCGGACAACGACGCGGTCATCGCCGGGCGCGACATCGACTGGGAGGACCGCGTCATCCCCGGTCCTCCCGGAGCGCCCGAGATCGAGATCACGGTGTTCCGTCCGGCCGACACCCGCGACGAGGTGCTTCCCGCCTTCGTGAACATCCACGGCGGGGGCATGATCGTCGGTCACCGCTCGTGGGAGACGGGGCGCGTGGTCGACATCGTCGACGAACACCGCGTGGTCGCGGTCAACGTCGAGTACCGCCTCGCCCCCGAGAACCCCTACCCCGCCGGAGTCGAGGACTGCTATGCCGCCTTCGTCTGGGTGCACGCGAACGCTGCCGGGCTCGGCATCGATCCGGAGCGCATCGTCGTCGGCGGCGGCAGCGCGGGCGGAGGTCTCACGGCGGCCGTGGCTCTCCTGGCCCGCGACCGGCAGGGTCCGGCCATGGCCGGACAGCTGCTGCTGTGCCCGATGATCGACAACACCAACACCACGGTCGCCAGTCTTCAGTACGACGGCATCGGAACCTGGCAGCGCGAGATGAATCTGCTCGCGTGGTCGTGCGTGCTGGGCGACGACCTCGCCTTCCATCCGGATGCTCCCGCCTACGCCGCCCCCAGCCGCGCCGTCGACGTGGCGGGACTCCCACCCGCCTTCATCGAGGTCGGCGAAGCCGAAGCGTTCCGCGATGAGGACACCGAGTACGCGCTGCGCATCTGGGCGACCGGCGGGCAGGCCGAGCTGCATGTGTGGGGAGGTGGCGCGCACGGCTTCGACATGTACATGCCCGACGCCGAGATCTCGCGCGCCGCTCTCGCGGCCCGCGCGTCGTGGCTGCGTCGCATCTGGCGGGCCGCGCGATGA
- a CDS encoding alpha/beta hydrolase, producing MTAPLPVPYDPELVAGLDAFVEMVEIIPLRADTIHANRDHFATIIPSMAIQSDGRAITWEDRTIPGPIGAPAIEITIVRPARPAPAPAPAVLSIHGGGMVLGTRFFGTAELIDLAERHGVVGVAVEYRLAPEHPGPAQAEDCYAALEWMAAHAEELGIDADRIIASGMSAGGGLSAAVALITRDRGGPRLAGQLLGCPMLDDRNETASSRQYDGFGAWDRNNNDTAWDAIAGEDRFTDRVSPYTAPARAADLSGLAPAFIEVGAAETFRDEAVDYALRIWATGGRAELHVWAGGYHGFSGFSPDAEVSKAAVAARESWLRRILRLGG from the coding sequence ATGACCGCGCCGCTGCCTGTCCCCTACGACCCGGAGCTCGTCGCCGGACTCGATGCGTTCGTCGAGATGGTCGAGATCATCCCGCTGCGTGCCGACACGATCCACGCGAATCGCGACCACTTCGCGACGATCATCCCGTCCATGGCCATACAGTCCGATGGCCGCGCGATCACGTGGGAGGACCGGACCATCCCCGGGCCCATCGGGGCTCCCGCCATCGAGATCACGATCGTACGGCCCGCCCGGCCGGCGCCCGCCCCCGCCCCCGCCGTGCTGTCGATCCACGGTGGTGGCATGGTGCTGGGCACCCGGTTCTTCGGCACGGCGGAGCTCATCGACCTCGCCGAGCGGCACGGCGTCGTCGGGGTGGCCGTCGAGTATCGCCTGGCGCCCGAGCACCCCGGCCCCGCCCAGGCGGAGGACTGCTACGCCGCGCTCGAGTGGATGGCCGCGCACGCCGAGGAACTCGGCATCGACGCCGACCGCATCATCGCCTCGGGGATGTCCGCCGGTGGCGGCCTCTCGGCCGCGGTCGCTCTGATCACTCGGGATCGGGGCGGGCCACGCCTGGCCGGTCAGCTGCTCGGGTGTCCGATGCTCGACGATCGCAACGAGACCGCATCCAGCCGTCAGTACGACGGTTTCGGCGCGTGGGATCGGAACAACAACGACACCGCGTGGGACGCCATCGCCGGAGAGGACCGCTTCACCGACCGCGTCTCGCCGTACACCGCGCCCGCGCGCGCCGCTGACCTCTCAGGACTCGCCCCCGCGTTCATCGAGGTGGGCGCCGCGGAGACGTTCCGCGACGAGGCCGTCGACTACGCTCTCCGCATCTGGGCGACCGGGGGACGAGCCGAACTGCACGTATGGGCCGGCGGATATCACGGGTTCTCCGGGTTCTCCCCCGATGCCGAGGTCTCGAAGGCCGCCGTCGCCGCCCGCGAGAGCTGGCTGCGCCGCATCCTGCGCCTCGGCGGATGA
- a CDS encoding MoaF C-terminal domain-containing protein: MTDTSTDPALDEWRTYDEFAAGIDTFRLPNTPLAGTALTLTLDDDSTLTLEFSEDAVVWSGLGASGTDPYDAVRVRDDVVFVNIPMRSRPREAVTVVFSTTTNRATVIRSRIAPEAVDGTPQVGQDFWAATTDAGPVSGDAPGPSRDLIGKRNLYRYSPHHLYEHVYISSRRYAWQCLEGVQRGHGDMDLSTVWKFADGLYLFCFREFRIAVASVWLHDLGYQLMTTGIFLGLTGDGDAEHSRAGGHIYPLGAVSYPDAQPV, translated from the coding sequence ATGACCGACACCTCCACCGACCCGGCGCTGGACGAATGGCGCACGTACGACGAGTTCGCCGCGGGCATCGACACCTTCCGCCTGCCGAACACCCCCCTCGCCGGCACCGCCCTCACCCTCACCCTCGACGACGACTCGACCCTGACCCTGGAGTTCTCCGAGGACGCCGTCGTCTGGAGCGGACTCGGAGCCTCCGGCACCGACCCGTACGACGCGGTGCGGGTGCGGGACGACGTCGTGTTCGTCAACATCCCGATGCGGAGCCGTCCGCGCGAGGCCGTCACCGTGGTGTTCTCCACGACGACGAACCGGGCGACCGTCATCCGTTCGCGCATCGCCCCCGAAGCCGTCGACGGCACCCCTCAGGTCGGCCAGGACTTCTGGGCGGCGACGACCGATGCGGGGCCCGTCAGCGGCGACGCCCCCGGCCCGAGCCGCGACCTCATCGGCAAACGCAACCTCTACCGGTACAGCCCGCACCACCTCTACGAGCACGTGTACATCTCCAGCCGGCGCTATGCCTGGCAGTGCCTCGAGGGCGTGCAGCGCGGCCACGGCGACATGGACCTGTCGACCGTGTGGAAGTTCGCCGACGGCCTGTACCTGTTCTGCTTCCGCGAGTTCCGTATCGCGGTGGCCAGCGTCTGGCTGCACGACCTCGGCTACCAGTTGATGACCACGGGGATCTTCCTCGGACTCACCGGAGACGGCGACGCCGAGCACTCGCGGGCCGGCGGCCACATCTACCCGCTGGGCGCCGTCTCCTACCCCGACGCCCAGCCCGTCTGA